Part of the Crossiella cryophila genome, TTCGGCGATGCGCGGGTCGGTGCGGCGATGCCGGGCGTAGCCGGAACCGTGGGTCTCGTAGTCGAAGTCGCCTGCCGGCTTGGTCCGCATGTGGTTCCCCCAGGATCCAGTGAGTTCCTTCTGGGAACGCACTATGCTGGCCGGGGCAAGCGCTAGTCAAGGAGGACTGGGTGCGACGCACGGACCTCTCCGACGCCGACTGCGCCATCGCGCAGGCCCTGGACGTGGTCGGCGACTGGTGGACGCTGCTGGTGGTGCGCGATGTGGCCCGCGGCGTGCACCGATTCGACGCGCTACAGGCCGAACTGGGCATGTCCCGCAAGGTCCTGGCCGAACGCCTGCGCTGGCTCCTCGATCACGGCGTGCTGCGCCGCGAGCGCTACCACGAGCACCCGCCGCGCTATGAGTACCGGCTGACCGAGCGCGGCCGCGCCCTGCTGCCGGTGCTGGTGGCCCTGCAGGACTGGGGCGCGACCTGGCTGCTGGGCGACAGCACCCTGTCCGCGACCAGCGAACCGGACTCGGCCGAGGCCCGCCGGGTGCGCGACCTGGTCGGCGTCCGGGTCCCGGAGTTGCTGCTGCCCGCAGCGGACAACACCCACCGGGACCCGATCGCCGACTCCGCCCGCACCGTCCTGTACTTCTTCCCCGGCGCAGGCGGCACCCACCCACCCGGCTGGGACCAGATCCCCGGCGCCCCCGGCTGCACCCTGGAAGCCTGCACCTACCGGGACCGGCACGCCGAGTTCGCCGCACGCGGGGCCACCGTGCACGGGGTCTCCACCCAGCGCCCGGACGAACTGGCAGCCTTCACCGCCGCGGAGTCACTGCCCTTCCCGCTGTTCTCCGACGCCGAATTGACGCTGGTCACCGCATTGCGCCTGCCTACCTTCCGGGCCGGCGGGGTGGACCGGCTCAAGCGGCTGACCCTGGTGGTGGACCGGCAGCGGATCGTGCGCGCGGTGCTCTACCCGATCCCGGACGCGGCCGGTTCGGTGCAAGAGGCCCTGGCACTGCTCGAGTTGTGGCAATCTGGGCGGGATGCCGCATTTCGAGAGCTATGACGGACTTCGGCTGTCCTACACCACACTCGGCGACGGCCCGCCGTTGATCTGCCTCTCCGGCGGACCCGGCGCGGAAGCCACCAGCCTGGGCGATCTCGGCGGCCTGGCCGAACACCACACGCTCATCCGGCTGGACGCCAGGGCTGGCGGGGATTCCGAGATCCCCCAGGATCAGGCCAGCTGCGCGTTTCCGGCCCAGGTCAAGGACATCGAGGCGCTGCGCGCCCACCTCGGGATGACGCGGATCGACCTGCTCGCGCACTCCGCGGGCACGCTGACCGCCCAGGCCTACGCCGCCGCCGAACCCCGGCGGGTCCGGCGGCTGGTGCTCATCGCCCCGGCCGGCCGCGGCGCCCGCGAGCCGGACGCCGCGGAAGTGGCCCGGATCCAGGCCAGGGGTGTGCGGACCCAGGAACCCGCGGACAACGGCAGCCCACCGAGCTGGCTGCGCGGCGCCTTCTACGTCGAGCACCGGGCCAAGGCGCTGCCGCATCCGGTGCTCGCGGTGGCCGGGGCCGAGGACGGCATCGCCGGACTGACCCCGGCCAAGCTGGTCGCCGACCTGCACCCGGCCGGGGTGCTCGCGGTGCTCCCCGGCTGCGGGCACTGGCCGTGGCTGGACGCCCCGGACCCGTTCACCTCGGTGGTATCGGGGTTCCTGGCCGGATAGGTCAGTCCAGCACCGCGGTCGCCTCGATCTCCACCAGCAGGTCCGGCTCGGCCAGCGCGGCCACGCCGATCCCGGTCAGCGGCGGCAGCGCGGTGATGCCCAGCTTCGCCGCGGCCCGGCCCGCGCCCTCGACGTAGTGCGGGATCAGCTCCGGGCTCCAGCCGACGAAGTACACGGTCACCTTGGCCACGTCGTCGAAGGTGGCGCCGACCTCGGCCAGTGCGATGCCGAGGTTGAGGTAGCACTGCTCGACCTGGGCGGCCAGGTCGCCTTCGCCGATCTTGCCGCCTTCGGCGTCGCGGGCGACCTGACCGGCGATGAAGACCAGCCGGGAGCCGGTGGCCACGGCGACCTGCCGGTAGAGGTCGACCTTGGGCAGTCCGGCGGGGTTCACAAGGGTGATAGCCATGCCGCGACAATACATAACATTGCAATGCTATGTATCCTGGGGGCATGGCCAGGACGAAGGATCCAGCGGTGCGCACCCTGCTGCTGGAGCGGGCGGCGCAGATGCTGCGCACCCGCGAGCCGATCACGCTGCGCTCGCTGGTGGCCGGGACCTGCGTGTCCACCATGGCCGTCTACACCCACTTCGGCGGCATGGACGGCCTGTGGAAGGCGTTGCGGCAGGAGGGTTTCACCCGCCTGGCCGCCCGCTTCGCCACCCTGACCACGTCCACGGACCCGGTCACCGACCTGACCGCGCTGGTCGCGGCCTACCTCGGCAACGCCCTGGACCACCCCGACCTGTACCGGGTCATGTTCGACGCGAGCTTCGACCTGGAGGACCTCAAGGCCGCCGACGCGACCCTGGAGTACCTGGTCCAGGCCGCCGACCGGGGCAGGCTCGCCGACCGCTTCCGGGCCGAGGTGGTGCCGCTGGAACTGGCCACCCAGAGCTGGGCCATCGCGCACGGCCTGGTCTCCCTGGTGGCCAACGGCCCGCTCCCCCGCACGACGCTGGACAGCGGCGTGCCCATGCTGACCGCGCTCTACGTCAGCATGGGCGATGAGCCGGACCGGTGCGCCCGATCCGTCACCCGGGGCTGGGCGCTGGATCAGCGGTAGCCGGTGGTGTCGGCGGGCTTGCCGGGGTCCTGCACCTCGACCAGGTAGCGCCAGGCGTCGGGCTGGGAGCCGTCCAGGTCGGTGAAGCCGTAGACCTGGGCCAGGCTGCCCGCGTCCAGGGACTGCTGGTTGAACCGCGCCACCTCCGGGTCGGCGGCCAGCGCGGCCACGGCCCGGCCGCCGTAGCGGGTGGTCTCGGAGATCGCGAAGTGCGGCACCTTGACCAGGGCGTCCCGCCAGTTCTCCTCGGTGACCTCGTAGGACTCCAGCATCATCTCCGAGCGCAGCCAGCCCGGGGTGAGCGCGACCGCGGTGCCGCCCTTGTCCTTCATCTCGTGGCCCAGGGTGAAGGCGATCCGGTTGCAGTTGGCCTTGGTCAGGTCGAAGTAGGTGCTGACCCGGTAGTTGTCCTGGTTGTAGGCGGTGGTGCCGTCGGTCAGCTCGATCAGCAGGCTGCCGGGGTGGCGCAGCATCAGCGGCAGCGCGTGGTGCGCGGTGATCAGGTGGGTGTCCACCGCCAGCCGCAGCATCTGCAGCCCGCCCTCGAGGTCGTGCTCCCAGATCGGCTTGTCCCACTCCAGCAGGGAGTTCCCGCCGAAGATCGCGTTGACCAGGATGTCCAGGCGGCCCTGCTCGGCCTCGATGCGCTGGATCAGGGCGTGCACCTGCGCCGGGTCCAGGTGGTCCACCGCCGCGATCACCGCGGTGCCGCCCTCGGCCTCGATCAGGGCCGCGGTCTCCTCCAGGGACTCGCTCCGGTTCTCCGGCGACTTCGCCCCGCCCGCGGTGCGGCCGGTGATGTAGACGGTCGCACCGGCGGCGCCCAGTTCGATGGCGATGCCCCGACCTGCGTTGCGGGTGGCGCCGGCGACCAGGGCGATCTTTCCGTTCAGTGACTTGCTCATGCCGGTCACCGTGCCAGCAGAGACTGACACGTTCTGGCAGGTACCGGCGAAACCAGTTGCGGAAGATTTCTTCTGGAACTTATCTTCTGGAACATGGGGAACCGTCGCATCACCGATCCCGAGGTGCTCAAGGGCCTGGCCCAGCCACTGCGGCAGCAGCTCTACCAGCTGCTGACCCAGAGCGGCCCGGCCACGGTGAGCACGCTGGCCAAGCGGGTGGACACCGATCCGGGCCTGGTCAGCTACCACCTGCGCGAGCTGGCCAAGGCGGGCTACATCGTGGCCGCACCCGAGCTGGCCAGGGACCGCCGCGAGCGCTGGTACCGGGCCACCGGGGAGAACCAGTCCTGGGCCTGGACCGACTTCACCACCCCGGAGGCGCGCACCGTGGCCACCGCGGCACTGGCCCAGATGGTGACCAACCAGTTCGAGCGCTCCCGCGCCTTCCAACAGACCCGCGACGGCTGGGAAGGGCAGTGGAACAGCTCCGCCTTCATCGCCAACCACTACCTGCGCCTGACCGACACCGAACTGCGTGAGCTGGAGGACGAGCTGCACGCGGTGATCGACAAGTGGAGCCAACCCCGCAAAGACCTACCGGCCGGTCCGGCGGCCGAGGACGGCCGCGAGCACGTGTTCCTGTTCCTGCACGCCTTCCCGGAGCGCCCGTGAGCACCGCGGTCGCGGTTCGCCCTGCCTACCGCGAACCCGCCTACCTGCGTTATCTCGCCGGGCACGGCACCTCGCTGCTGGGTGATCAGGTCTGGCACGTGGCGCTGTCCTTCTCCGCGGTGCAGCTGGCCTCCCCTGGTGTGGCCGGTCTGGTCATGACCGTGGCTGCGGTGCCCAGGCTGGCGTTGATGCTGCTGGGTGGCGCGCTGGCCGACCGCTTCGACGCGCGGCGGCTGATGATCGGCAGCGACCTGGCCCGCGCGGTGGTCATGGTGCTGGCCGCGGTGCTGGCCTTCAGCTCGCCGAGCGTGCTGTGGCTGGTGCTGGTCGCGCTGGCCTTCGGCATCGCCGACGCGGTGTTCCTGCCAGCGGCGGGTTCGCTGCAACCGCGGCTGCTGGAGGTCGGGCAGCTCTCCTCCGGCGCCGCGCTCAACGAGGTGGTGGCCAGGGCCGCGCTGCTGCTGGGCGCGCCACTGGGCGGCGTGCTGGTGGCGGTGGGCGGGTTGCCGCTGGCCTGCGTGGTCAACGCGGTGACCTTCGTGATCTCCATGGTCGCGGTGACCTCGGCCCGGCCGCGCCGGGAGGTCGAGCCCAGTGGCGAGCCGATGTTCGCCGCGATGCGCTCGGGTTTCGCCTTCCTGCGCGGGGACCGGGTGCTGCGCACGGTGATCCTGGCCGCGCTGGTGATCAACCTGGGCTTCATCGGGCCGATGAACCTGGGCATCGCGGTGCTGGCGGACTACCGCGGCTGGGGCTCGGTCGGCATCGGGTTGCTGGTGGCCGGGTTCGGCGGCGGCGCGGCACTGGGGTCGCTGGTGCTGCTGCGGGTGCACCTGCGTGCGCGGCTCGGGCTGATCGTCGCGGTGGCCGCGCTGGTGGAGGCGGTGGCCATGGTGGCGATGGCGGTGTGGCCGAGCCTGCCGGTGGCGGTGCTGGCCGCGGTGCTGGTCGGACTCGGCGGCGCGCCGTGCGGGATCGGCGTGCGCACGCTCATGCAGGCCCGCACGCCGGATGCCTTCCGCGGCCGGGTCAGCAGCGTGCACACCCTGTGCAGCCTGGGCATCGCGCCGCTGGCCATGGCGTTGTTCGGGCTGACCGTGGACGCCGTCGGGGTGCTGCCCGCCTTCCTGTTCAGCGCCGCGCTGGAGCTGATCGGGGCAACCTTGTGCCTTGCTGTGCCGGACCTGCGGCAAGCCTCGATCAAGCAGGGATAACCTGGTCACGGTAGGTGGGCGTGACTGAACAGGGAGACGATGTCGGCGACGAGGCTGCTGCTGCTCGGTGTGGTGCGCTGGTGCGGGACCGCACACGGCTATCTGGTGCGCGCCGAGCTGGAGTCCTGGTGGGCGCACGAGTGGGCCAACATCAAGTGGGGCTCGATCTACCACGGCCTCAAACAGCTCACCAAGCAGGAGCTGATGACCGCCGCCTCGCCGCCGAGCAACGTGGGCCGGGTCGACTACGCGCTGACCCCGGCCGGCGATGCCGAGTTCCTGCGCCTGTTGCGGGCCACCCTGCGCGAGCCGGAGCAGCACAAACCCGATCTGCTGGCCGCCGCCCTGGTGCTGATGCCGACCCTGCCGCGCGATGAGGTGATCTCGCTGCTCAAGGAGCGGCTGGCCGCGCTGGAGGTCAACCGGGCCCAGGTCGCCGGGCAGGCCGGGGAGCTGACCGAACCCGCGCACATGAGCGAGCTGTTCGGGGTCTGGCGGCGCTCGGCCGACAGCAGCATCGCCTGGACCCAGGACCTGGTGGAACGGATCGAGGCCGGGGAACACACCTTCGCCGGCGAGGCCCCGCACGTCTTCGGCATGCCCGGCGGCGCCACGTTCAACAGTGACGGCACCCCTCGGCCCCGGCCGCGCCCCGACATCAGCTGCGGCTGAGACTTTTTCTCCACTCAAACTTGTATGTAGGGTCCGTTTTGCCCTACCCTCGCCCGGCGACTCAAGTTTGAGTAGGGAGCTGGGGATGATCCACACCAGGGATCTGGTCCGTCACTTCAAGGCAAAAGGGGAGGTAGTGAAGGCTGTCCAGGGCGTTGACCTGGACGTAGTGCAGGGCGAGATCGTCGCCTTCCTCGGCCCGAACGGGGCAGGCAAGAGCACCACACTGCGCATGCTGACCACACTGCTGCCCGCCACCTCCGGCGAGGCCAGGGTGGCCGGGTTCGACGTGCGCGCCAACCCGGACGCGGTGCGCGGCCGGATCGGCTACATCGGGCAGAAGCACGGGGCCAGCGAGGGCCAGCAGGTCCGCGACGAGCTGGTCGCGCAGGGCCGAATCTACGGGCTGGCCGCGGCGGATGCGGGCAAGCGGGCCGACGAGCTGCTCGAACAGCTGGAACTGGCCGAGCAGGCCAAGCGGTACGTGGCCACGCTCTCCGGCGGGCAGAAGCGCCGCCTTGACGTGGCGCTCGGGCTGATCCACCGCCCGGACCTGCTGTTCTTGGACGAACCCTCCACCGGACTCGACCCGCACAGCCGGGCGAACCTGTGGACGCACATCACCGGGCTGCGCGAGCAGTACGGCACGACCATCTTCCTGACCACCCACTACCTGGACGAGGCCGACACCGCGGCCGAGCGGGTGATCGTCATCGACCACGGCCGGATCATCGCCGAGGGCACCCCCGACCAGCTCAAGGCCAAGGTCTCCGGCGATCTGGTCACCGTGGAGTTCGGCGAGCCGGAGGCCGCCGCCCGCGCGGTGGCCATCGGCGAAGCCCTGCCCGGCGCGCACGAGGTCAACGCCGAGGGCAGCCGGCTCACCCTGCGGATCGAGCACGGTGACGAGGCGCTGCCGACCCTGGTCCGCGCCCTGGACACCGCGGAGATCCGGCTGCGCGGGCTGAATGTCTCCCGGCCCAGTCTCGACGACGTCTTCCTGTCCCTGACCGGCCGCAGCCTGCGTGAGGAGTCGGCATGAACCTGATCACCGCGACCGGTGTCATCT contains:
- a CDS encoding RidA family protein, coding for MAITLVNPAGLPKVDLYRQVAVATGSRLVFIAGQVARDAEGGKIGEGDLAAQVEQCYLNLGIALAEVGATFDDVAKVTVYFVGWSPELIPHYVEGAGRAAAKLGITALPPLTGIGVAALAEPDLLVEIEATAVLD
- a CDS encoding TetR/AcrR family transcriptional regulator encodes the protein MARTKDPAVRTLLLERAAQMLRTREPITLRSLVAGTCVSTMAVYTHFGGMDGLWKALRQEGFTRLAARFATLTTSTDPVTDLTALVAAYLGNALDHPDLYRVMFDASFDLEDLKAADATLEYLVQAADRGRLADRFRAEVVPLELATQSWAIAHGLVSLVANGPLPRTTLDSGVPMLTALYVSMGDEPDRCARSVTRGWALDQR
- a CDS encoding PadR family transcriptional regulator; translation: MSATRLLLLGVVRWCGTAHGYLVRAELESWWAHEWANIKWGSIYHGLKQLTKQELMTAASPPSNVGRVDYALTPAGDAEFLRLLRATLREPEQHKPDLLAAALVLMPTLPRDEVISLLKERLAALEVNRAQVAGQAGELTEPAHMSELFGVWRRSADSSIAWTQDLVERIEAGEHTFAGEAPHVFGMPGGATFNSDGTPRPRPRPDISCG
- a CDS encoding alpha/beta fold hydrolase, coding for MPHFESYDGLRLSYTTLGDGPPLICLSGGPGAEATSLGDLGGLAEHHTLIRLDARAGGDSEIPQDQASCAFPAQVKDIEALRAHLGMTRIDLLAHSAGTLTAQAYAAAEPRRVRRLVLIAPAGRGAREPDAAEVARIQARGVRTQEPADNGSPPSWLRGAFYVEHRAKALPHPVLAVAGAEDGIAGLTPAKLVADLHPAGVLAVLPGCGHWPWLDAPDPFTSVVSGFLAG
- a CDS encoding ATP-binding cassette domain-containing protein, with translation MIHTRDLVRHFKAKGEVVKAVQGVDLDVVQGEIVAFLGPNGAGKSTTLRMLTTLLPATSGEARVAGFDVRANPDAVRGRIGYIGQKHGASEGQQVRDELVAQGRIYGLAAADAGKRADELLEQLELAEQAKRYVATLSGGQKRRLDVALGLIHRPDLLFLDEPSTGLDPHSRANLWTHITGLREQYGTTIFLTTHYLDEADTAAERVIVIDHGRIIAEGTPDQLKAKVSGDLVTVEFGEPEAAARAVAIGEALPGAHEVNAEGSRLTLRIEHGDEALPTLVRALDTAEIRLRGLNVSRPSLDDVFLSLTGRSLREESA
- a CDS encoding winged helix-turn-helix transcriptional regulator gives rise to the protein MRRTDLSDADCAIAQALDVVGDWWTLLVVRDVARGVHRFDALQAELGMSRKVLAERLRWLLDHGVLRRERYHEHPPRYEYRLTERGRALLPVLVALQDWGATWLLGDSTLSATSEPDSAEARRVRDLVGVRVPELLLPAADNTHRDPIADSARTVLYFFPGAGGTHPPGWDQIPGAPGCTLEACTYRDRHAEFAARGATVHGVSTQRPDELAAFTAAESLPFPLFSDAELTLVTALRLPTFRAGGVDRLKRLTLVVDRQRIVRAVLYPIPDAAGSVQEALALLELWQSGRDAAFREL
- a CDS encoding SDR family oxidoreductase produces the protein MSKSLNGKIALVAGATRNAGRGIAIELGAAGATVYITGRTAGGAKSPENRSESLEETAALIEAEGGTAVIAAVDHLDPAQVHALIQRIEAEQGRLDILVNAIFGGNSLLEWDKPIWEHDLEGGLQMLRLAVDTHLITAHHALPLMLRHPGSLLIELTDGTTAYNQDNYRVSTYFDLTKANCNRIAFTLGHEMKDKGGTAVALTPGWLRSEMMLESYEVTEENWRDALVKVPHFAISETTRYGGRAVAALAADPEVARFNQQSLDAGSLAQVYGFTDLDGSQPDAWRYLVEVQDPGKPADTTGYR
- a CDS encoding ArsR/SmtB family transcription factor, with translation MGNRRITDPEVLKGLAQPLRQQLYQLLTQSGPATVSTLAKRVDTDPGLVSYHLRELAKAGYIVAAPELARDRRERWYRATGENQSWAWTDFTTPEARTVATAALAQMVTNQFERSRAFQQTRDGWEGQWNSSAFIANHYLRLTDTELRELEDELHAVIDKWSQPRKDLPAGPAAEDGREHVFLFLHAFPERP
- a CDS encoding MFS transporter gives rise to the protein MSTAVAVRPAYREPAYLRYLAGHGTSLLGDQVWHVALSFSAVQLASPGVAGLVMTVAAVPRLALMLLGGALADRFDARRLMIGSDLARAVVMVLAAVLAFSSPSVLWLVLVALAFGIADAVFLPAAGSLQPRLLEVGQLSSGAALNEVVARAALLLGAPLGGVLVAVGGLPLACVVNAVTFVISMVAVTSARPRREVEPSGEPMFAAMRSGFAFLRGDRVLRTVILAALVINLGFIGPMNLGIAVLADYRGWGSVGIGLLVAGFGGGAALGSLVLLRVHLRARLGLIVAVAALVEAVAMVAMAVWPSLPVAVLAAVLVGLGGAPCGIGVRTLMQARTPDAFRGRVSSVHTLCSLGIAPLAMALFGLTVDAVGVLPAFLFSAALELIGATLCLAVPDLRQASIKQG